From the genome of Parazoarcus communis, one region includes:
- a CDS encoding MaoC family dehydratase, with the protein MANEVRDFSEMYGYSYEDLKEGMTAAVSRTVTDADILMFAGVSGDTNPVHLDAEFAASTMFGGRIAHGMLSAAFISTVFGTRLPGPGCIYLSQTLKFKAPVKVGDTVVARVTLTALKPEKRRAVFNTVCTVGSTEVLAGEAEIFLPPRG; encoded by the coding sequence ATGGCTAACGAAGTTCGTGACTTTTCGGAGATGTATGGTTACAGCTACGAGGACCTCAAGGAGGGCATGACCGCCGCCGTCTCCCGAACCGTAACCGACGCAGATATTCTCATGTTTGCAGGCGTATCAGGCGATACCAATCCGGTGCACCTTGACGCAGAGTTTGCGGCCAGCACCATGTTCGGCGGCCGGATTGCGCACGGGATGCTGTCTGCAGCCTTCATTTCGACGGTTTTCGGCACGCGTCTGCCAGGCCCGGGCTGCATCTACCTGTCCCAGACCCTGAAGTTCAAGGCGCCCGTCAAGGTTGGCGATACCGTGGTCGCACGCGTGACGCTCACCGCGCTCAAGCCGGAAAAGCGACGCGCCGTTTTCAACACGGTGTGCACAGTAGGGAGCACCGAGGTGCTGGCAGGCG